The following coding sequences are from one Arcobacter nitrofigilis DSM 7299 window:
- a CDS encoding DegT/DnrJ/EryC1/StrS family aminotransferase, whose translation MKMNIPITKTIFGDEEKEAIVKPLETGWVVQGPNVSKFQTMFADFTKSKFAHATSNCTTALHLGLEAMDITKGDKVIVPSFTYVASANAVEYTGAEVVFCDIDLKTFNIDETKLEELIKNDSSIKAIMPVNLFGLCANMPYIMKLANKYNLKVIEDSACGFDGWIGDKHSGTFGDCGCFSFHPRKSICTGEGGMLITNDENIANKVSQLKDHGAAKSDLQRHKEKGGSLLPDFTVRGYNYRMTDMQGALGVCQMDKKDYIMNGRREVAAKYDVSLKDIKELELPYVQENYKHGYQSYVCIFTNGEDISNLTKEQIDRINIKRNIFMEKLEEMAIATRQGTHAVHTLGYYKNKNNFKDEDFLISYAADRLSIALPLYAGMTKEEFEYVITNIKEALK comes from the coding sequence ATGAAAATGAATATACCTATTACAAAAACAATTTTTGGTGATGAAGAAAAAGAAGCTATTGTAAAACCTCTTGAAACAGGCTGGGTTGTACAAGGACCAAATGTATCAAAATTTCAAACAATGTTCGCAGATTTTACAAAAAGTAAATTTGCTCATGCAACAAGTAATTGTACAACAGCTTTACATTTAGGACTTGAAGCTATGGATATTACAAAAGGTGATAAAGTTATTGTTCCTTCTTTTACTTATGTTGCAAGTGCAAATGCTGTTGAATATACTGGTGCAGAAGTAGTTTTTTGTGATATTGATTTAAAAACATTTAATATAGATGAAACAAAACTTGAAGAACTTATCAAAAATGATAGCTCTATAAAAGCTATTATGCCTGTAAATCTTTTTGGTTTGTGTGCAAATATGCCTTATATTATGAAACTTGCTAATAAATATAATTTAAAAGTTATTGAAGATAGTGCTTGTGGATTTGATGGCTGGATTGGAGATAAACACTCTGGTACTTTTGGAGATTGTGGTTGTTTCTCTTTTCATCCTAGAAAATCAATTTGTACTGGTGAAGGTGGCATGCTAATTACGAATGATGAGAATATTGCAAATAAAGTATCACAATTAAAAGACCATGGTGCTGCTAAATCAGACCTTCAAAGGCACAAAGAAAAAGGTGGATCTTTATTACCAGATTTTACAGTGAGAGGATATAATTATCGTATGACAGATATGCAGGGAGCCCTCGGTGTTTGTCAGATGGATAAAAAAGATTATATTATGAATGGGAGAAGAGAAGTAGCTGCAAAATATGATGTCTCTTTAAAAGATATAAAAGAACTTGAACTTCCATATGTTCAAGAAAACTATAAGCATGGGTATCAGTCATATGTATGTATTTTTACAAATGGTGAAGATATTTCAAATCTTACTAAAGAACAAATTGATCGAATCAATATAAAAAGAAACATTTTTATGGAAAAACTTGAAGAAATGGCTATTGCAACTAGACAAGGTACTCATGCAGTTCATACATTAGGTTACTATAAAAATAAAAATAATTTTAAAGATGAAGATTTTTTAATAAGTTATGCCGCAGATAGACTTTCTATTGCTCTTCCTTTATATGCAGGTATGACTAAAGAAGAGTTTGAATATGTGATTACAAATATAAAAGAGGCTTTAAAATAA
- a CDS encoding NeuD/PglB/VioB family sugar acetyltransferase, translating into MNEKKIIILGTGGNCIDILDAINEINLIRQTYKIIGFLDDDISKLGKEYYGIKVLGGLNKAKEFKSTYFVNGIGSPNNFWKKEVILNKLNISLEWFETIIHPTASVSKLATVGKGSVILQNTTIASNVKIGNHVMILPNCVINHDDIIEDYVSITSGVCVSGGVVIKESSYIGSGSTIIGNIIINKNALIGMGSVVLKDVEKNSIVVGNPAKFLKRLNITTI; encoded by the coding sequence ATGAATGAAAAAAAAATAATTATTTTGGGCACAGGTGGAAATTGTATAGACATATTAGATGCTATTAATGAAATTAATTTAATAAGACAAACATATAAAATAATTGGATTTCTAGATGATGATATAAGTAAGTTAGGAAAAGAGTATTACGGTATAAAAGTTTTGGGTGGACTAAATAAAGCTAAAGAGTTTAAAAGTACTTATTTTGTCAATGGCATTGGAAGTCCAAATAATTTTTGGAAAAAAGAAGTTATTTTAAATAAATTAAATATTTCTTTAGAATGGTTTGAAACTATTATTCACCCAACAGCATCTGTTTCAAAGTTAGCAACTGTTGGTAAAGGCTCAGTTATATTGCAAAATACTACAATAGCATCAAATGTTAAAATAGGAAATCATGTTATGATTTTACCAAACTGTGTAATAAATCATGATGATATTATTGAAGATTATGTATCAATAACCAGTGGAGTGTGTGTATCAGGAGGGGTTGTTATAAAAGAAAGTAGTTATATAGGAAGTGGAAGTACTATTATTGGAAATATAATTATAAATAAGAATGCATTAATTGGAATGGGAAGTGTAGTCTTAAAAGATGTAGAAAAAAATAGTATTGTAGTTGGAAATCCTGCAAAATTTTTAAAAAGGTTAAATATTACAACAATATAA
- the asnB gene encoding asparagine synthase (glutamine-hydrolyzing) yields MCGIVGALSLNKISIDVNYVKPMADKIAHRGPDDAGYLCFHTGARHNKKISFYQNLTDENFKNIDDMLPTIESNSSQRELHSHDYDLYMGHRRLSILDVSYAGHQPMSDLSKNIWIAYNGEIYNFKELRIELEKLGHRFKSHTDTEVIIYAYIEWGIDCIKRFNGMFAFSLYDNFQKKFYLCRDRYGIKPVYYHITEDKTFIYASEIKSILEYKDYKSEVDKEALLEYFTFQNIFTNKTLHKDIQILEAGHYFEIDLLTKQTEKTQYWDFNFSEPETIKDEREYIEELDRLFTQAVQRQLIADVQVGSYLSGGMDSGSITAIASNHFQKNNSFLKTFTVGFDLRSASGMELSFDERAKAEYMSYKFKTEHYEMVLKSGDMERCMKDFAYHLEEPRVGQSYPNYYAAKLASKFVKVVLSGAGGDELFAGYPWRYYKAVNNYNFDNYIDKYYSFWKRLIPNKEIQNVFAPILSDTKDVWTRDIFANVFKRPIKNQTPEEYINHSLYFEAKTFLHGLLVVDDKLSMAHSLETRVPFLDNDLVNFAQKIPAKYKLGDLHKIIKMDENEICKMQKTNDGKVILRHAMSKYIPEDIHKAVKQGFSSPDNSWFKGESIEFVKSKLLRDDANIYGYMDKDATQKLIYEHLNGEKNRRLFVWSLLNFEEWYNIYG; encoded by the coding sequence ATGTGTGGAATAGTAGGGGCATTATCTCTTAACAAAATATCTATAGATGTTAATTATGTAAAACCTATGGCAGATAAAATTGCACATAGGGGTCCTGATGATGCAGGGTATCTTTGTTTTCATACTGGTGCAAGACATAATAAAAAAATATCTTTTTATCAAAATTTAACAGATGAAAATTTTAAAAATATAGATGATATGCTTCCTACTATAGAATCGAATTCCTCACAGCGAGAATTACACTCTCATGACTATGATCTTTATATGGGACATAGAAGACTTTCTATACTTGATGTGAGTTATGCAGGACATCAACCTATGAGTGATTTATCAAAAAATATTTGGATTGCTTATAACGGTGAAATTTATAACTTTAAAGAATTACGAATTGAACTTGAAAAATTAGGGCATAGATTTAAAAGTCATACTGATACAGAAGTAATAATATATGCATATATAGAGTGGGGAATAGATTGTATCAAAAGATTTAATGGTATGTTTGCATTTTCGCTTTATGATAATTTTCAAAAAAAGTTTTATCTTTGTAGAGATCGATATGGTATAAAACCAGTTTACTATCATATAACTGAAGATAAAACTTTTATATATGCAAGTGAGATAAAATCTATTTTAGAGTATAAAGATTACAAAAGTGAAGTAGATAAAGAGGCACTTCTAGAATACTTTACATTTCAAAATATATTTACAAATAAAACACTACATAAAGATATACAAATCCTTGAAGCTGGGCATTATTTTGAGATAGATTTACTGACCAAACAGACAGAAAAAACTCAATATTGGGATTTTAATTTTAGTGAGCCTGAGACTATTAAAGATGAGAGAGAATATATAGAAGAACTTGATAGACTTTTTACACAAGCAGTACAAAGACAACTAATAGCAGATGTTCAAGTAGGAAGTTATTTAAGTGGAGGTATGGATAGTGGTTCTATAACAGCTATTGCTTCTAATCACTTCCAAAAAAATAATAGTTTTTTAAAAACATTTACAGTGGGATTTGATTTGCGCAGTGCAAGTGGAATGGAACTTAGCTTTGATGAGCGAGCAAAAGCTGAATATATGTCATATAAGTTTAAAACAGAACACTATGAGATGGTATTAAAGTCAGGAGATATGGAAAGATGTATGAAGGATTTTGCCTATCATCTTGAGGAACCAAGAGTTGGACAAAGTTACCCTAACTACTATGCTGCAAAACTTGCAAGTAAGTTTGTAAAAGTTGTACTAAGTGGTGCAGGGGGAGATGAGCTTTTTGCAGGCTATCCGTGGAGATATTATAAAGCAGTGAACAATTATAATTTTGACAACTACATAGATAAATATTATAGTTTTTGGAAAAGACTAATCCCTAATAAAGAAATACAAAATGTATTTGCTCCAATTTTAAGTGATACCAAAGATGTATGGACAAGAGATATTTTTGCAAATGTATTTAAAAGACCTATAAAAAACCAAACACCAGAAGAGTATATTAATCATTCCCTTTATTTTGAAGCAAAGACATTTTTACATGGACTACTTGTCGTAGATGATAAACTCTCTATGGCTCATAGTCTTGAAACAAGAGTGCCCTTTCTTGATAATGATTTGGTCAATTTTGCACAAAAAATTCCTGCAAAATATAAATTAGGGGATTTACATAAAATTATTAAAATGGATGAAAATGAAATATGTAAGATGCAAAAGACTAATGATGGTAAAGTGATACTAAGGCATGCTATGAGTAAATATATTCCTGAAGATATTCATAAAGCTGTAAAGCAAGGGTTTAGTAGTCCAGATAACAGTTGGTTTAAAGGTGAAAGTATTGAATTTGTAAAATCAAAATTGTTAAGAGATGATGCTAATATATATGGATATATGGACAAAGATGCTACTCAAAAGCTTATATATGAACATCTAAATGGTGAAAAGAATAGAAGACTTTTTGTTTGGAGTTTACTTAATTTTGAAGAGTGGTATAATATATATGGATAA